The Synechococcus sp. RS9909 genomic interval CAGCCGCTGCCTCGCCGAGCGGGCGTTTCTCCGGGAGCTGGAGGGTGGCTGCCAGGTGCCGATCGGCGTGAACACTCGCATCGAAGCCAACGAGCTGGTGCTCACCGGCATGGTGGCCAGCCTCGATGGCAAGCGCCTGATCCGGGATGAACGTCGCGGCACAGTCGACAAAGCCGAGGCAATCGGACAACTGTTAGCCGCTGACTTGAAAAGTCAGGGGGCAGGCGACATTCTCCAGGAGATTTTTGCCGCGGTACGTCCCGAGGCCTGAACCATGTCTCTGCTTCACACCGCCGTCGGCATCTTCACCATCTCCAACCCGATCGGCAACCTGCCGATCTATCTCTCGTTCACCGACGGGAACAAGCGAAAGGATCGGGCGATTGCCCGTAGCAGCGCCTTCACGTTTTTGATTGCCTTGTTGCTGGCCACCTGGCTGGGCGACGCCCTGCTTGGTTTCTTCGGCATCGGTCGACCGGCCTTCCAGGTGGCCGGTGGCCTGATCGTGGTGCTGATCGGCCTGTCGATGCTGCGGTCCGAACCCTCCAAGGTGCATCACGACCCCGACTCGGTGGATCGGGATCAGGATTCCGCCGTCAAAGGCATTGTTCCCCTC includes:
- a CDS encoding MarC family protein, translated to MSLLHTAVGIFTISNPIGNLPIYLSFTDGNKRKDRAIARSSAFTFLIALLLATWLGDALLGFFGIGRPAFQVAGGLIVVLIGLSMLRSEPSKVHHDPDSVDRDQDSAVKGIVPLGIPLLAGPGTLTVVIADPAAASMGGKFGLSLVVLLLTVVVYVIFDAGEMLSSKISTSALQVLTKIMGLLLTAIAVQMLFSGLSAGFPVLMQHALSG